The genomic segment AATCTGTCCATCAGAGCGCAGTTCCGCCAGTGGGATCTGCGAGCCAGTCACGATAACCGGCTTGCTCAGGTTCTCCAGCATGAAGGAGAGCGCCGAGGCGGTAAACGCCATCGTGTCAGTGCCATGCAGGATGACAAAACCGTCATAGTCATCGTAATGGGCTTTGATGTCTTCGGCGATATGCTGCCAGTCCTGCGGCGTCATATCCGAGGAGTCCATCAGGGGTACATATTCATGGATAGTGAAATCGGGCATTTCGGGGCGGTGGAATTCCGGCATCTGTGCAAGCTGCTGCTGGAGATGACCGGAAACCGGAATATAGCCGTGTTCGGAGCGTTGCATACCGATGGTGCCCCCGGTATAGGCAACGTAAATCGATTTCTTTTGCATAGGATGGTTTTAGTTGTGCATAAACCCGCGCAGTATAGTGGCGGTCGACAAAAAAATCAGCCCGGCATAAGCCGGGCTGTGACAGAAACGAGGCCTGCGCGTTAGCGCACGTCGCCGCAGGTCAGGCAGAACGCGTACCGATTTTGCGGATCGTTAAAGGCGGCAAGCTTATCGCCTTCCTTTTTCGCCGCCAGTGCCGCATCAGCGACCGGCGCAGGGAGCCACGCCTGAAGCGCCTGCGGCAGCATCGCGTGCACCGAGCCGGTCAGGTTCGCGAACACCATATCGATAAAGCTGGGTTCATCCTGATAGAAATCGAGATGCCAGCTTTTCAGCTTCGCCAGTTCAGCGGCTTTTTTCACCGCGTCGTCGAAGTCGCCGAGGCTATCCACGAGACCGTTGTTCTTCGCATCTTCACCGGTCCAGACGTGGCCCTGCGCAATCTGGTCAATCTGCTGCGGCGTCTTGTTACGCGACTGCGCGACCAGGTTGATAAAGCGCTGATAGCCGTTTTCGATAGTTATCTGCATCAGTTTTTGCACTTCCGGCGGCAGCGCTTTGGTCACCGCCACATCTGCAAGCGCAGAGGTCGCCACACCATCGGTATGCACGCCAATCGCGTCCAGGCTGTTTTCCATCGTATTGATCACACCGAAAATACCGATAGAGCCAGTGAGCGTGCTCGGATTCGCCACAATGTAGTTCGCAGGCGTGGAGATCCAGTAGCCGCCCGAGGCCGCCATACCGCCCATCGACACCACCACAGGTTTACCGGCTTCTTTCGCGGCCGCCAGCTCCTGACGGATGGTTTCAGAGGCCGTCACGCTGCCGCCAGGGCTGTTCACACGCAGCACAATCGCTTTCACTTTCGGGTCGATACGCGCATCGCGGATCTGCCCGGCCGTGGTGTCGCCGCCAACGTTCCCCGGCGTCTCCTGACCGTCCATGATCGCGCCGTTCGCGAACACCACAGCGATGCTGCCGCCCTCGTCAGACGGTTTATTCACCGGGTAGTCGTAAATGCTGACACCGCGGAAATCTTTGTCTTTGTCGCTCCAGCCGAACTGTTTCACCAGCGCTTTATCAATGGTTGCGCTGCTCGCCAGCTCATCCACCAGCTTATGGTCGAGCGCATATTTGGCGGTATCGCCACCTGCGGCTTCAAGGCCTTCAATCATCGCCTGGGCACCCGGGAAAATCTGGCTTGCCGGCACCTGACGATTAGCCGCGAGCGTGCCGAGATAGTTCTGCCACAGCTCGCCAATCCAGCGGCTGTCGGCCTCGCGCGCTTCCGGCGACATATTGTCGCGGATAAACGGTTCGACGGCGGATTTATACGTCCCGACGCGGAAGACGTGCGTCGTCACTTTGAGCTTATCAAGCAAGGATTTGTAATAGAGGCCATTCGTGGCGAAACCGTGAAGATCGACGGTGCCCTGCGGCGAGAGCCAAATTTTATTGGCGAAGCTCGCAAGATAATACTGGCTCTGGCTGTAGCTCTCGCCAATGGCGTACACCGGCTTACCGGCGTCGCGGAATTCGCGCAGCGCCTTACCGATATACTGCATCGAGGGCTGATCGGCCCCGGCGAAATCTTTCAGATCCAGCACGATGCCCGTAATGTTACGGTCCTCTTTCGCCTGGCGAATCGCGTTGACGATATCAAAGAGTGAATTTTCCTGCAGGCGGTCAGAGCTTGCGCCAAAAAGCTGGCGGCCAAGCGCGCTAAGCTTATTGTTGACCGACGGTTTATCCACCACCACGCCGCTGATATCGAGCAGCAGGGCGCCGCGCCCCGGCTCCGACGGGCCGCTGTTAAGCTGCATCCAGATACCGACGCCCACCAGCACCAGCAAAAGAAACAGCAGATTCATCACCAGCTCTCTGATGAAGTTGAGCAGGCGCCAGGTCCACTTAAAGAATCCGGCAATAATTCGCCAAAGGGTACGCATTTACTCTCCCTAATCCGTGAATAACGGGGAACCCCGTAACCTCCCGCTACAGGCGGGACGCCGACAAAGTGTAAATACCCCGGGCGGCCTTGTCAGCAGGAAACGCCGGCAGGGTGTAACAAAACATACCGCTGTGTTAATTTTATGATTAAAAATCATCACAGGAGAGTTGAGATGGATGCATTAGATATGCTGGTCAACCGCCGCAGCGCCTCGCGTCTCGCCGAGCCTGCGCCGACGGGCGAGGCGCTGGAAAACATTCTTCATGCGGGCCTGCGCGCCCCGGATCACGGCACGCTACAGCCGTGGCGCTTCTTTGTTATCGAAGGGGAAGGGCGCGAGCGCTTCAGCGCCCTGCTGGAGAAAGCCGCCCTTGCTGACAACCAGGAAGAAAAAGCCGTTGATAAAGCCCGTAACGCGCCGTTTCGCGCGCCGCTTATCATCACTGTGGTCGCCCATTGTCAGGAGCACCACAAAGTGCCGCGCTGGGAGCAAGTCGTCAGCGCCGGTTGCGCGGTCATGGCGATGCAGATGGCGGCGCTCGCCCAGGGCTTTAACGGCATCTGGCGCAGCGGCCCGTTTACCGATAACCCGCTGGTGCGCGAGGCGTTTGACTGCCGCGAGCAGGATCAAATTGTCGGTTTTCTCTATCTCGGCACCCCGCAACTGAAGGCGTCCACCACCATTAACCTGCCGGACACCGCTCCCTTCGTGCGTTATTTCTGAAGCCCTCGCGCAAAACTGTCTGGATTGTGAGCAAAAGCGGCGCAATTCAGACAGCCATACTTACCACTCCGCCTTTCAGGCGCTACCATAAGCGCGCGTTATTTATCGAATGATGTCGATCACCTGATTCTGACCAAACAAGGAGCGGTCCATGAGTGAGCAAGCGATTCGTCTGACCCAATACAGCCACGGAGCAGGTTGCGGTTGTAAAATTTCCCCGAAAGTGCTGGAAACCATCCTGCACAGCGATCAGGCGAAGTTTATCGACCCCAACTTGCTTGTCGGCAACGAAACCCGCGACGATGCGGCGGTGTATGACCTGGGCAACGGTACGAGCGTTATCAGCACCACCGATTTCTTCATGCCGATCGTGGACAACCCCTTTGATTTTGGCCGCATCGCGGCGACAAACGCCATCAGCGATATTTTTGCCATGGGCGGCAAACCGATTATGGCTATCGCTATCCTCGGCTGGCCGGTCAATACGCTGGCACCGGAAATCGCCCGCGACGTCGTTGAAGGTGGGCGCTTCGCCTGCCAGCAGGCGGGCATCGCGCTGGCGGGTGGGCACTCAATCGACGCGCCGGAGCCGATTTTTGGCCTGGCGGTGACGGGCATTGTGCCGACGGAGCGCGTGAAGAAAAACAGCACCGCCGAGGCGGGTTGTAAGCTCTTTCTCACTAAACCGCTGGGCATCGGTGTGCTCACTACGGCTGAGAAGAAATCACTGCTGCGCCCGGAACATCAGGGCCTTGCCACTGAAGTGATGTGCACCATGAATAAAGCAGGCGCGGATTTTGCGCAAATTAACGGCGTGCGGGCGATGACCGACGTCACCGGCTTCGGGCTGCTTGGCCACTTAAGTGAAGTGTGTCAGGGGGCAGGGCTTCAGGCGGAGCTCTGTTATGAGTCCGTGCCGAAACTGCCGGGCGTGGAAGACTATATCGCGCAGGGCGCGGTGCCAGGCGGTACCAGCCGCAACTTTGCA from the Cronobacter condimenti 1330 genome contains:
- the sppA gene encoding signal peptide peptidase SppA, with translation MRTLWRIIAGFFKWTWRLLNFIRELVMNLLFLLLVLVGVGIWMQLNSGPSEPGRGALLLDISGVVVDKPSVNNKLSALGRQLFGASSDRLQENSLFDIVNAIRQAKEDRNITGIVLDLKDFAGADQPSMQYIGKALREFRDAGKPVYAIGESYSQSQYYLASFANKIWLSPQGTVDLHGFATNGLYYKSLLDKLKVTTHVFRVGTYKSAVEPFIRDNMSPEAREADSRWIGELWQNYLGTLAANRQVPASQIFPGAQAMIEGLEAAGGDTAKYALDHKLVDELASSATIDKALVKQFGWSDKDKDFRGVSIYDYPVNKPSDEGGSIAVVFANGAIMDGQETPGNVGGDTTAGQIRDARIDPKVKAIVLRVNSPGGSVTASETIRQELAAAKEAGKPVVVSMGGMAASGGYWISTPANYIVANPSTLTGSIGIFGVINTMENSLDAIGVHTDGVATSALADVAVTKALPPEVQKLMQITIENGYQRFINLVAQSRNKTPQQIDQIAQGHVWTGEDAKNNGLVDSLGDFDDAVKKAAELAKLKSWHLDFYQDEPSFIDMVFANLTGSVHAMLPQALQAWLPAPVADAALAAKKEGDKLAAFNDPQNRYAFCLTCGDVR
- a CDS encoding NAD(P)H nitroreductase; this translates as MDALDMLVNRRSASRLAEPAPTGEALENILHAGLRAPDHGTLQPWRFFVIEGEGRERFSALLEKAALADNQEEKAVDKARNAPFRAPLIITVVAHCQEHHKVPRWEQVVSAGCAVMAMQMAALAQGFNGIWRSGPFTDNPLVREAFDCREQDQIVGFLYLGTPQLKASTTINLPDTAPFVRYF
- the selD gene encoding selenide, water dikinase SelD, with product MSEQAIRLTQYSHGAGCGCKISPKVLETILHSDQAKFIDPNLLVGNETRDDAAVYDLGNGTSVISTTDFFMPIVDNPFDFGRIAATNAISDIFAMGGKPIMAIAILGWPVNTLAPEIARDVVEGGRFACQQAGIALAGGHSIDAPEPIFGLAVTGIVPTERVKKNSTAEAGCKLFLTKPLGIGVLTTAEKKSLLRPEHQGLATEVMCTMNKAGADFAQINGVRAMTDVTGFGLLGHLSEVCQGAGLQAELCYESVPKLPGVEDYIAQGAVPGGTSRNFASYGHLMGDMPDAWRSLLCDPQTSGGLLLAVDPAAEAEVQAVAAQHGIKLSAIGELKTARGGRPMVEIR